A region from the Clostridium beijerinckii genome encodes:
- the fusA gene encoding elongation factor G — protein sequence MKDYSIKNLRNIGLMGHNGTGKTSLAESILYYSKITDRLGKIDDGTTVLDFDAEEKKKQFSISLSVAPIELDHVKINLIDIPGYADFQGECIEGMRAVDVGMIVVSGVSGIKAGTERAWEYCNKIKLPRTIFINKLDRENASFDKVLVSLKDKFGISVVPIQYPIGEEDNFKGVINIISKQARIYDVKTKKIEILDIPKELMDEVEKCKRMIMEAVAETDETLLDKYFNEGELSDEEIYKGLISGCASGDIAPVMCGSATKIIGMDSLIDDIVECFPSPEYAIPQKALDIVNDEEIFINLDQDKPFSALIFKTIADPFVGKISFFRVITGEAKEDMTVLNVNKDKNEKLAHICFIRGKTQIPAKSIIAGDIGAISKLQYTSTGDTLASPNFKIMYDKMNFPKAVCSMAVIPQAKGDEEKISQALNKLKEEDPVFEISRDIENAEIIISGLGETHINIIASKIKSKFGVDVVLDLPKVPYKEAIKGFADVQGKHKKQSGGHGQYGDVVIKFEHRGDDVEDLEFIDNVVGGAVPRNFIPAVEKGLRDCISHGVLAGCPVIGLRATLHDGSYHAVDSSEMAFKMAASIAYKKGLEQANPILLEPIMKVEVILPNEYMGDVIADINKKRGRVIGMESEGEKQKVTAEVPLAEVRKYATELRSLTQGRGTFTKEVIRYEEVPEVELVKAIESVNKLRK from the coding sequence ATGAAAGATTATAGTATTAAAAATTTAAGAAATATAGGATTAATGGGACATAACGGAACAGGAAAAACATCTTTAGCAGAAAGTATTTTATATTATTCAAAAATAACAGATAGGTTAGGAAAGATTGATGATGGTACTACTGTTTTAGATTTTGATGCAGAAGAGAAGAAAAAACAATTTTCTATTTCACTTTCAGTAGCTCCAATTGAATTAGATCATGTTAAAATAAATCTTATAGATATTCCAGGTTACGCTGATTTCCAAGGTGAATGTATTGAAGGAATGAGAGCTGTAGATGTAGGTATGATAGTTGTTAGTGGAGTTTCAGGAATAAAAGCTGGAACTGAAAGAGCATGGGAATATTGTAATAAAATTAAACTGCCTAGAACGATTTTTATAAATAAATTAGATAGAGAAAATGCAAGCTTTGATAAGGTGCTAGTTTCTCTTAAAGATAAGTTTGGAATAAGTGTAGTTCCTATTCAATATCCAATAGGAGAAGAAGATAATTTTAAGGGAGTAATAAATATTATATCTAAGCAAGCTAGAATATATGATGTGAAAACAAAGAAAATAGAGATATTAGATATACCTAAAGAATTAATGGATGAAGTTGAAAAGTGTAAAAGAATGATTATGGAAGCTGTAGCTGAAACAGATGAAACTTTACTTGATAAATATTTTAATGAAGGTGAATTAAGTGATGAAGAAATATATAAAGGATTAATAAGTGGATGTGCTAGCGGAGATATTGCACCTGTTATGTGTGGAAGTGCAACTAAAATCATAGGAATGGATTCTTTAATTGATGATATAGTAGAATGTTTTCCTTCACCAGAATATGCGATTCCACAAAAAGCTTTAGATATTGTAAATGATGAAGAGATTTTCATAAATCTTGACCAAGACAAACCTTTTTCAGCATTGATATTTAAAACTATTGCAGATCCATTTGTAGGAAAAATATCGTTCTTTAGGGTTATAACAGGAGAAGCAAAGGAAGATATGACAGTATTAAATGTTAATAAGGATAAGAATGAAAAACTTGCTCATATTTGTTTTATCAGAGGTAAGACACAAATACCAGCTAAAAGTATTATTGCAGGGGATATAGGTGCAATTTCTAAATTGCAATATACAAGTACAGGAGACACATTAGCTAGTCCAAATTTTAAAATTATGTATGATAAGATGAATTTCCCAAAAGCAGTTTGCTCTATGGCTGTAATACCACAAGCTAAGGGGGATGAAGAAAAGATATCTCAAGCATTAAATAAGTTAAAAGAAGAGGATCCTGTTTTTGAAATATCTAGAGATATAGAAAATGCAGAAATTATTATTTCGGGACTAGGTGAAACTCATATTAACATAATTGCAAGTAAAATAAAAAGTAAATTTGGTGTGGATGTAGTATTAGATTTGCCTAAGGTTCCCTATAAAGAAGCTATAAAAGGCTTTGCAGATGTACAAGGAAAACACAAAAAACAGTCTGGTGGACATGGTCAATATGGAGATGTTGTTATTAAGTTTGAACATAGAGGTGATGATGTAGAAGATTTAGAATTTATAGACAATGTTGTTGGTGGTGCAGTTCCAAGAAACTTCATACCAGCCGTGGAAAAGGGATTAAGAGATTGTATATCACATGGAGTTTTAGCTGGCTGCCCAGTTATAGGACTTAGAGCAACTCTTCATGATGGATCATATCATGCTGTGGATTCGTCTGAAATGGCATTTAAAATGGCTGCATCTATAGCTTACAAAAAAGGCCTTGAACAAGCTAATCCAATTCTATTAGAGCCTATAATGAAAGTAGAAGTTATATTACCCAATGAATATATGGGAGATGTAATAGCAGATATAAACAAAAAGAGAGGAAGAGTAATTGGAATGGAATCAGAAGGGGAGAAACAAAAGGTTACAGCTGAAGTTCCACTTGCAGAGGTTAGAAAGTATGCTACTGAATTACGATCATTAACTCAAGGTAGAGGAACATTCACAAAGGAAGTTATAAGGTATGAAGAAGTTCCAGAAGTAGAATTAGTAAAAGCTATAGAAAGTGTAAATAAATTAAGAAAATAA
- a CDS encoding glucokinase, with translation MQNYVVGVDLGGTKISTALSNLNGEVISQTTVPTNANEGEIPVLNRIIESIEKVIKDGSVTYEEIKGIGIGSPGPLDAEKGTIIYTPNLPFKNFNLVEPLNKKFGVPVFLDNDANVAAIGEYMFGAGKGAKHVVFFTVSTGVGGGAILNGKVYRGHTSNALEIGHMTVAPDGPRCNCGNIGCVEATSSGTAIAKRGQEALTSKVETSLRKYETVTSYEVFTEAAAGDPVCKDIIDNALNYLGIAVANAVAIFDPEIIIIGGGVAAAGDIVFDTVRKVVDKRCFKSMAASVKIVPAGLGTNAGVIGAVALALLETEDK, from the coding sequence ATGCAAAATTATGTTGTAGGAGTAGATTTAGGAGGTACTAAGATAAGTACTGCATTATCTAATTTAAATGGAGAGGTAATAAGTCAAACAACAGTGCCAACAAATGCTAATGAAGGAGAAATTCCTGTACTTAATAGAATTATTGAATCCATAGAAAAAGTAATTAAGGATGGTTCAGTTACTTATGAAGAAATAAAGGGAATAGGAATAGGTTCACCAGGCCCTTTAGATGCAGAAAAAGGAACAATAATTTATACACCAAATCTTCCATTCAAAAACTTTAATTTAGTTGAACCATTAAATAAGAAGTTTGGGGTACCAGTATTTTTAGATAATGATGCAAACGTTGCAGCTATTGGAGAATATATGTTTGGAGCAGGAAAAGGCGCTAAACATGTAGTATTCTTTACAGTAAGTACTGGAGTAGGCGGAGGAGCTATTTTAAATGGAAAGGTATATAGAGGACATACTTCAAATGCTTTAGAAATTGGACATATGACAGTAGCACCAGATGGTCCAAGATGTAACTGTGGAAATATTGGTTGTGTAGAAGCAACATCATCAGGAACTGCAATTGCTAAAAGAGGACAAGAAGCATTAACTAGTAAAGTGGAAACTTCATTAAGAAAATATGAAACTGTTACTTCATATGAAGTATTTACAGAAGCTGCAGCAGGAGATCCAGTTTGTAAAGATATAATTGATAATGCATTAAATTACTTAGGAATAGCAGTAGCTAATGCAGTAGCAATTTTTGATCCAGAAATAATAATAATTGGTGGTGGAGTAGCAGCTGCAGGAGATATAGTTTTCGATACAGTAAGAAAAGTAGTTGATAAGAGATGTTTTAAATCTATGGCGGCATCAGTTAAAATCGTTCCAGCAGGATTAGGCACAAATGCAGGAGTAATAGGAGCAGTAGCATTAGCATTACTTGAAACAGAAGATAAATAA